A single region of the Ictalurus punctatus breed USDA103 chromosome 26, Coco_2.0, whole genome shotgun sequence genome encodes:
- the zgc:112980 gene encoding uncharacterized protein zgc:112980 isoform X2, translating into MDPSIEVIVLSDDDDAGGDHTGALDSSSVLIVEENEESKDLPETNEILDEDVTITFSRRASVLPHARYDCDKVFSFADSNISEPEGGNAAYCEQCFCYICDRLASQCKFWTVSGFCHCNAHKRSVYWKSLRDTRIMGYLHELKFTFDPADMDSDLRRAETSLQEFAHSLALKYGAFSMATENPTRQIACGCPCHSTNSKAGESSSANRSAAGCSRCYVEHQKLVLFDYTPVMACVCAFLEEATKETPKTGCIMALGAIKLFITHSAPGTVHAPALSHVALGMFWRAMSMVQVLLVNVDFPASFVNQLQHFLQILPLPPDLRKFKNGLNVLSWDDPLLSAVLKGQNVTGVRQVKGRRTETLHEALLVVRTRVLKLQEQDRYRELVRYLKVVKSDDDTILQMMRDWVPLYLCKVADYAGATDCLLSPKYGSSCPASRLSPAQFCAYLRIFASGHAPLDIPHPPRVEPGPYSQNIHTVQTDPLLSSTWTAIEGGSNLLKRQEVMKFALRVLNCNSAVFAHAESWIKVLEFANLSSSPSCLPEPNYIFLSRTMDIATGILNELNRTSRIQIPKNFQNGYPNQALLLLATQALAWRLLHSQLKPIVSVILTFKSNPWVVPWLFSSLLVQPPTLQDLFCVILEELADGQCRSILQIQDTAEQYFIASFLCLFFLESRVVLNHYTYPVTDLLAKWNEFENPWQYHLRRLLEVKESSLSTDKLLILNQMIQWGLRQ; encoded by the exons ATGGATCCAAGCATCGAGGTGATTGTGCTGAGCGACGATGACGATGCAGGCGGTGACCACACGGGGGCGCTCGACAGCTCCTCCGTTTTAATAGTGGAAGAAAACGAAGAGAGCAAAG ATCTCCCTGAGACGAATGAAATTCTGGACGAGGACGTGACCATAACCTTCTCCCGGCGAGCCAGCGTTCTTCCTCACGCCAGATACGACTGCGACAAGGTTTTCAG CTTTGCAGACTCGAACATCTCGGAGCCGGAGGGCGGTAATGCGGCGTACTGCGAGCAGTGCTTCTGTTATATCTGTGACCGACTGGCCTCGCAG tgcaaGTTCTGGACCGTTTCCGGGTTTTGTCACTGTAACGCTCACAAACGCAGCGTTTACTGGAAATCCCTCCGCGACACCAGGATCATGGGATACCTGCACGAGCTCAAATTCACCTTTGACCCTGCGGACATGGATTCAGACCTCCGGCGTGCAG aaaCCTCCCTGCAGGAGTTCGCACACAGCCTGGCGCTGAAGTACGGCGCGTTCTCGATGGCGACGGAGAACCCGACCCGACAAATCGCCTGCGGTTGCCCGTGTCATTCCACAAATAGcaaggcaggggagagcagctCGGCCAATAGGAGCGCGGCGGGATGCTCGAGGTGCTACGTCGAGCACCAGAAACTCGTTCTGTTCGA CTACACTCCTGTGATGGCGTGCGTGTGCGCGTTTCTCGAAGAGGCCACAAAGGAAACTCCAAAGACCGGCTGCATCATGGCGCTCGGTGCTATTAAGCTTTTCATCACACACTCTGCACCTGG AACCGTACACGCTCCGGCGCTTTCACACGTCGCACTGGGAATGTTTTGGAG agCGATGTCAATGGTGCAGGTTTTGCTGGTCAACGTCGACTTTCCCGCTTCCTTCGTCAATCAACTACAACACTTCTTACAGATTCTTCCACTTCCTCCTGACCTCAGGAAGTTCAAAAACgg GCTCAACGTGCTTTCCTGGGACGACCCTTTGCTCTCGGCGGTGCTGAAGGGTCAGAACGTCACCGGGGTGCGGCAGGTCAAAGGTCGACGCACGGAGACTCTGCACGAAGCGCTGTTGGTGGTCAGAACCCGGGTTCTCAAACTCCAGGAGCAGGACAG GTATCGGGAGCTGGTCCGCTATCTGAAAGTTGTGAAAAGTGACGACGATACCAT ACTGCAGATGATGAGAGACTGGGTTCCTCTTTATCTGTGCAAG gttgcCGATTATGCCGGTGCGACCGACTGCTTGCTCAGCCCCAAGTACGGTTCCTCATGCCCCGCCTCTAGGCTCAGTCCCGCCCAGTTCTGTGCCTACCTCAGAATATTCGCGTCTGGCCACGCCCCCCTCGACATACCACACCCACCGCGAGTCGAGCCCGGTCCGTATTCTCAAAACATCCACACGGTCCAGACAGATCCTTTACTAAGTAGCACATGGACAGCTATCGAAG gaggatCCAACCTGCTGAAAAGGCAGGAGGTGATGAAGTTCGCACTCCGAGTCTTGAATTGTAACAGCGCCGTCTTTGCACAC GCCGAAAGCTGGATAAAAGTGCTGGAGTTTGCCAACCTGTCGTCTTCTCCTTCTTGTTTACCCGAACCCAACTACATCTTCCTATCA aggacCATGGACATCGCCACAGGAATCCTCAATGAGCTCAATCGCACTTCCCGGATCCAGATTCCCAAAAACTTTCAAAAC gGGTATCCCAACCAGGCGTTGTTGCTCTTAGCCACTCAGGCTTTAGCCTGGCGTCTTCTGCACTCACAACTCAAACCCATCGTCAGCGTCATCCTGACCTTCAAA tcgaACCCCTGGGTGGTGCCCTGGTTGTTCAGCAGTCTACTGGTGCAGCCACCAACACTCCAGGATTTGTTCTGCGTGATTCTGGAGGAACTTGCAGACGGACAATGCAGATCCATCTTGCA AATACAGGACACAGCCGAGCAGTACTTCATTGCGAGTTTCCTCTGTCTGTTCTTCCTGGAGTCCAGAGTAGTTCTCAATCACTACACGTATCCCGTTACTGATCTGCTGGCCAAGTGGAACGA ATTCGAAAACCCGTGGCAGTACCACCTCCGGCGACTGCTCGAAGTCAAA GAGTCGAGTCTGAGCACGGACAAACTGCTAATCCTCAACCAGATGATCCAGTGGGGTCTACGTCAGTag
- the zgc:112980 gene encoding uncharacterized protein zgc:112980 isoform X1, with protein sequence MDPSIEVIVLSDDDDAGGDHTGALDSSSVLIVEENEESKDLPETNEILDEDVTITFSRRASVLPHARYDCDKVFSFADSNISEPEGGNAAYCEQCFCYICDRLASQCKFWTVSGFCHCNAHKRSVYWKSLRDTRIMGYLHELKFTFDPADMDSDLRRAETSLQEFAHSLALKYGAFSMATENPTRQIACGCPCHSTNSKAGESSSANRSAAGCSRCYVEHQKLVLFDYTPVMACVCAFLEEATKETPKTGCIMALGAIKLFITHSAPGTVHAPALSHVALGMFWRAMSMVQVLLVNVDFPASFVNQLQHFLQILPLPPDLRKFKNGLNVLSWDDPLLSAVLKGQNVTGVRQVKGRRTETLHEALLVVRTRVLKLQEQDRYRELVRYLKVVKSDDDTILQMMRDWVPLYLCKVADYAGATDCLLSPKYGSSCPASRLSPAQFCAYLRIFASGHAPLDIPHPPRVEPGPYSQNIHTVQTDPLLSSTWTAIEGGSNLLKRQEVMKFALRVLNCNSAVFAHAESWIKVLEFANLSSSPSCLPEPNYIFLSRTMDIATGILNELNRTSRIQIPKNFQNGYPNQALLLLATQALAWRLLHSQLKPIVSVILTFKSNPWVVPWLFSSLLVQPPTLQDLFCVILEELADGQCRSILQIQDTAEQYFIASFLCLFFLESRVVLNHYTYPVTDLLAKWNEFENPWQYHLRRLLEVKVRTLYYACTENISRTRQISALISDYSTR encoded by the exons ATGGATCCAAGCATCGAGGTGATTGTGCTGAGCGACGATGACGATGCAGGCGGTGACCACACGGGGGCGCTCGACAGCTCCTCCGTTTTAATAGTGGAAGAAAACGAAGAGAGCAAAG ATCTCCCTGAGACGAATGAAATTCTGGACGAGGACGTGACCATAACCTTCTCCCGGCGAGCCAGCGTTCTTCCTCACGCCAGATACGACTGCGACAAGGTTTTCAG CTTTGCAGACTCGAACATCTCGGAGCCGGAGGGCGGTAATGCGGCGTACTGCGAGCAGTGCTTCTGTTATATCTGTGACCGACTGGCCTCGCAG tgcaaGTTCTGGACCGTTTCCGGGTTTTGTCACTGTAACGCTCACAAACGCAGCGTTTACTGGAAATCCCTCCGCGACACCAGGATCATGGGATACCTGCACGAGCTCAAATTCACCTTTGACCCTGCGGACATGGATTCAGACCTCCGGCGTGCAG aaaCCTCCCTGCAGGAGTTCGCACACAGCCTGGCGCTGAAGTACGGCGCGTTCTCGATGGCGACGGAGAACCCGACCCGACAAATCGCCTGCGGTTGCCCGTGTCATTCCACAAATAGcaaggcaggggagagcagctCGGCCAATAGGAGCGCGGCGGGATGCTCGAGGTGCTACGTCGAGCACCAGAAACTCGTTCTGTTCGA CTACACTCCTGTGATGGCGTGCGTGTGCGCGTTTCTCGAAGAGGCCACAAAGGAAACTCCAAAGACCGGCTGCATCATGGCGCTCGGTGCTATTAAGCTTTTCATCACACACTCTGCACCTGG AACCGTACACGCTCCGGCGCTTTCACACGTCGCACTGGGAATGTTTTGGAG agCGATGTCAATGGTGCAGGTTTTGCTGGTCAACGTCGACTTTCCCGCTTCCTTCGTCAATCAACTACAACACTTCTTACAGATTCTTCCACTTCCTCCTGACCTCAGGAAGTTCAAAAACgg GCTCAACGTGCTTTCCTGGGACGACCCTTTGCTCTCGGCGGTGCTGAAGGGTCAGAACGTCACCGGGGTGCGGCAGGTCAAAGGTCGACGCACGGAGACTCTGCACGAAGCGCTGTTGGTGGTCAGAACCCGGGTTCTCAAACTCCAGGAGCAGGACAG GTATCGGGAGCTGGTCCGCTATCTGAAAGTTGTGAAAAGTGACGACGATACCAT ACTGCAGATGATGAGAGACTGGGTTCCTCTTTATCTGTGCAAG gttgcCGATTATGCCGGTGCGACCGACTGCTTGCTCAGCCCCAAGTACGGTTCCTCATGCCCCGCCTCTAGGCTCAGTCCCGCCCAGTTCTGTGCCTACCTCAGAATATTCGCGTCTGGCCACGCCCCCCTCGACATACCACACCCACCGCGAGTCGAGCCCGGTCCGTATTCTCAAAACATCCACACGGTCCAGACAGATCCTTTACTAAGTAGCACATGGACAGCTATCGAAG gaggatCCAACCTGCTGAAAAGGCAGGAGGTGATGAAGTTCGCACTCCGAGTCTTGAATTGTAACAGCGCCGTCTTTGCACAC GCCGAAAGCTGGATAAAAGTGCTGGAGTTTGCCAACCTGTCGTCTTCTCCTTCTTGTTTACCCGAACCCAACTACATCTTCCTATCA aggacCATGGACATCGCCACAGGAATCCTCAATGAGCTCAATCGCACTTCCCGGATCCAGATTCCCAAAAACTTTCAAAAC gGGTATCCCAACCAGGCGTTGTTGCTCTTAGCCACTCAGGCTTTAGCCTGGCGTCTTCTGCACTCACAACTCAAACCCATCGTCAGCGTCATCCTGACCTTCAAA tcgaACCCCTGGGTGGTGCCCTGGTTGTTCAGCAGTCTACTGGTGCAGCCACCAACACTCCAGGATTTGTTCTGCGTGATTCTGGAGGAACTTGCAGACGGACAATGCAGATCCATCTTGCA AATACAGGACACAGCCGAGCAGTACTTCATTGCGAGTTTCCTCTGTCTGTTCTTCCTGGAGTCCAGAGTAGTTCTCAATCACTACACGTATCCCGTTACTGATCTGCTGGCCAAGTGGAACGA ATTCGAAAACCCGTGGCAGTACCACCTCCGGCGACTGCTCGAAGTCAAAGTAAGAACTCTTTATTACGCTTGTACCGAAAACATTTCTAGAACCCGtcaaatttcagctttaatcTCGGATTACAGTACGCGTTGA
- the zgc:112980 gene encoding uncharacterized protein zgc:112980 isoform X3, with translation MDPSIEVIVLSDDDDAGGDHTGALDSSSVLIVEENEESKDLPETNEILDEDVTITFSRRASVLPHARYDCDKVFSFADSNISEPEGGNAAYCEQCFCYICDRLASQCKFWTVSGFCHCNAHKRSVYWKSLRDTRIMGYLHELKFTFDPADMDSDLRRAETSLQEFAHSLALKYGAFSMATENPTRQIACGCPCHSTNSKAGESSSANRSAAGCSRCYVEHQKLVLFDYTPVMACVCAFLEEATKETPKTGCIMALGAIKLFITHSAPGTVHAPALSHVALGMFWRAMSMVQVLLVNVDFPASFVNQLQHFLQILPLPPDLRKFKNGLNVLSWDDPLLSAVLKGQNVTGVRQVKGRRTETLHEALLVVRTRVLKLQEQDRYRELVRYLKVVKSDDDTILQMMRDWVPLYLCKVADYAGATDCLLSPKYGSSCPASRLSPAQFCAYLRIFASGHAPLDIPHPPRVEPGPYSQNIHTVQTDPLLSSTWTAIEGGSNLLKRQEVMKFALRVLNCNSAVFAHAESWIKVLEFANLSSSPSCLPEPNYIFLSRTMDIATGILNELNRTSRIQIPKNFQNGYPNQALLLLATQALAWRLLHSQLKPIVSVILTFKSNPWVVPWLFSSLLVQPPTLQDLFCVILEELADGQCRSILQIQDTAEQYFIASFLCLFFLESRVVLNHYTYPVTDLLAKWNESRV, from the exons ATGGATCCAAGCATCGAGGTGATTGTGCTGAGCGACGATGACGATGCAGGCGGTGACCACACGGGGGCGCTCGACAGCTCCTCCGTTTTAATAGTGGAAGAAAACGAAGAGAGCAAAG ATCTCCCTGAGACGAATGAAATTCTGGACGAGGACGTGACCATAACCTTCTCCCGGCGAGCCAGCGTTCTTCCTCACGCCAGATACGACTGCGACAAGGTTTTCAG CTTTGCAGACTCGAACATCTCGGAGCCGGAGGGCGGTAATGCGGCGTACTGCGAGCAGTGCTTCTGTTATATCTGTGACCGACTGGCCTCGCAG tgcaaGTTCTGGACCGTTTCCGGGTTTTGTCACTGTAACGCTCACAAACGCAGCGTTTACTGGAAATCCCTCCGCGACACCAGGATCATGGGATACCTGCACGAGCTCAAATTCACCTTTGACCCTGCGGACATGGATTCAGACCTCCGGCGTGCAG aaaCCTCCCTGCAGGAGTTCGCACACAGCCTGGCGCTGAAGTACGGCGCGTTCTCGATGGCGACGGAGAACCCGACCCGACAAATCGCCTGCGGTTGCCCGTGTCATTCCACAAATAGcaaggcaggggagagcagctCGGCCAATAGGAGCGCGGCGGGATGCTCGAGGTGCTACGTCGAGCACCAGAAACTCGTTCTGTTCGA CTACACTCCTGTGATGGCGTGCGTGTGCGCGTTTCTCGAAGAGGCCACAAAGGAAACTCCAAAGACCGGCTGCATCATGGCGCTCGGTGCTATTAAGCTTTTCATCACACACTCTGCACCTGG AACCGTACACGCTCCGGCGCTTTCACACGTCGCACTGGGAATGTTTTGGAG agCGATGTCAATGGTGCAGGTTTTGCTGGTCAACGTCGACTTTCCCGCTTCCTTCGTCAATCAACTACAACACTTCTTACAGATTCTTCCACTTCCTCCTGACCTCAGGAAGTTCAAAAACgg GCTCAACGTGCTTTCCTGGGACGACCCTTTGCTCTCGGCGGTGCTGAAGGGTCAGAACGTCACCGGGGTGCGGCAGGTCAAAGGTCGACGCACGGAGACTCTGCACGAAGCGCTGTTGGTGGTCAGAACCCGGGTTCTCAAACTCCAGGAGCAGGACAG GTATCGGGAGCTGGTCCGCTATCTGAAAGTTGTGAAAAGTGACGACGATACCAT ACTGCAGATGATGAGAGACTGGGTTCCTCTTTATCTGTGCAAG gttgcCGATTATGCCGGTGCGACCGACTGCTTGCTCAGCCCCAAGTACGGTTCCTCATGCCCCGCCTCTAGGCTCAGTCCCGCCCAGTTCTGTGCCTACCTCAGAATATTCGCGTCTGGCCACGCCCCCCTCGACATACCACACCCACCGCGAGTCGAGCCCGGTCCGTATTCTCAAAACATCCACACGGTCCAGACAGATCCTTTACTAAGTAGCACATGGACAGCTATCGAAG gaggatCCAACCTGCTGAAAAGGCAGGAGGTGATGAAGTTCGCACTCCGAGTCTTGAATTGTAACAGCGCCGTCTTTGCACAC GCCGAAAGCTGGATAAAAGTGCTGGAGTTTGCCAACCTGTCGTCTTCTCCTTCTTGTTTACCCGAACCCAACTACATCTTCCTATCA aggacCATGGACATCGCCACAGGAATCCTCAATGAGCTCAATCGCACTTCCCGGATCCAGATTCCCAAAAACTTTCAAAAC gGGTATCCCAACCAGGCGTTGTTGCTCTTAGCCACTCAGGCTTTAGCCTGGCGTCTTCTGCACTCACAACTCAAACCCATCGTCAGCGTCATCCTGACCTTCAAA tcgaACCCCTGGGTGGTGCCCTGGTTGTTCAGCAGTCTACTGGTGCAGCCACCAACACTCCAGGATTTGTTCTGCGTGATTCTGGAGGAACTTGCAGACGGACAATGCAGATCCATCTTGCA AATACAGGACACAGCCGAGCAGTACTTCATTGCGAGTTTCCTCTGTCTGTTCTTCCTGGAGTCCAGAGTAGTTCTCAATCACTACACGTATCCCGTTACTGATCTGCTGGCCAAGTGGAACGA GAGTCGAGTCTGA